GGTCGTTGAGACAGGTTGGGGTGCAGTCCAGCACAGCCTATACCGTTTGGGTGGCGCTGGCTCGTGGCCTCACCGCGATGAAATGGAAAAATGGGTGATCGAAGTGGCACACCCGGCGCTACGTTTCGCAGTCCATGGCGAACCATATGTTGTCAGCCCAAAACCGGCCACTGCTCCCGTCTTGGATGTCGCAAAAGCTGACAACGACGTCACGAAAAATGATCAAATTGTGGTCGATAAGGAAACCGACGCTGATGAGACCACACCAAGCATTTCATATGCCGAATTGGATGCAACACTCGACAACCTTATGGCGGTCAACAAGGCACCCGCTGAAGTACGCATGTCGCGATAACAGGGGGCACGAGTTCGGCGGTTACGCCGCTCAATTCCTGCCCCAAACACCTACCAAAGCCCCGCTGAATTCCCCAGCGGGGCTTTGGCCTTTCCGATCAGGCATCTGCTATAGGTCTTCGGGCCGCCGCCGCGTTTTTGCTAGCTGATCAAAATCCAGGTCTCGGAACATCGAAAAATCAATCTTTGGATTGAGCGGCAAAGTAGCGAACATCTCGGCTTCGGACTCAGTCAGGGTTTTCCATCCGTACTTGTTGTGATCGTCGCCGCCGAGCGCATGCCCTGCCTGCATTCGCCGTTCACGCTCGCCGATCTTCTTGTCCTCACGTGCCTGGCTAATGTAGTCACCGCGCAGAGAATGAAAGCGTTCGCCTGGCGAATCTTTGATGCCTGCCTTGTCAAAAAGACGTCTCATGTATTTCGACGCATTTTTCGCGGGATTAGCAAGTTGCATAAGCTGTGGAAACAGGAAGTTGTCGCCCTGCTTTCGGGCCCACTCGACATAGCCGATCTCGACCAGAAAATTGTGAAGTACAAAATACCGGCCGCTTTCTGTCGTCTTGATTGGTCGTCGGACCCACTTACCTCCGACCATCGCAATCCCTTCCACTTCTGCTACCCAGATTCCGTCGAACTTCTCCGTGATGTCGGTCCCCACTAGATGCGTGAGCAGACCCAGACGGCGGCTGGTCAGCAAACCAAGCAGAGGCATCATGACATCGTCGATATACGGCGATTGAACGCCCGTGCGGAAAAGCTGCGTCAGCTTCTTCGCTGACAACGGCTCTGCGGAAACCGCATCCCGGGCAGCCTTGGGGTATTTAAGCGCAACATTTTTCACTGGGTTGTCGAAATCATGTTGCGTGGCTGCATTGCTGAAGACCGGCTTGATGACACCCATGAAACCATTCTGCAGCGTGTTCTTCGCAATCGATTTCTTGCTGAAATCCCGATTGCTGTCGATGATCTCTCTAGCTGACAGGTGAGACGGTTTATCATTATGTTTGCTCGGCCAGAACTGCATCAAATTGATGAAAGCCTGAAGATCGGTCGGCGTGTAGCGATCGATCGGGTGATCGCCAATCAGCTCCACGAATATGTTCAGACGCATCTCGGCAGTCTTGATGTCGCCGCTGGCCTCTCCCATGGCCGTGACCCGTTGCGCAAGATATTCGCTAGCAGCAATGCTGAACAACGGTTTGTCGGATGGCTCACGTTCAACAAATCGCCGATCCTTGTCGACCTCCGTTTTTACCTTCGCATTGACGAGTCCGGCCCGTGCGCTGATCTTGCCCTTGCCTATTGAGCCGCCTCCAAGTGGGGGCATGAGAAGCGACACTGGATCGTCCTTTGCTCTCTCGACCAAACGCCTTGCGAGCAATTCGGCGTTATCGCCAAGTGCCTTGTTGTAATCTTCACCCGCATCCTTGCGCGCCTTTTCCTGTGCAATCTGCACAAGCCCGCGCATCATTGCAAAATTGCCTTCCTCTTCGGCTGTTGACGGAGGAGGAGGACTGGTGATGTCGTAAAGTGCCGACTTGAGGCTCATGGTCACAGCTTGCCAAGCGCGCTTGCCTTTGGCTTCCTCATCGAGGCCATCAACATCGCCGCCCAACATGTCTTCCATCAATGGCCAGAAATCGTTCTCATCGTTGTTCGCCTTGGACATGGCAATCTCGATCCGTTCAAACTTTTCACGTGCGATCGCGGCCAGCTTGTCGGCAATCTTGCGGGCCTGAGGTTTCGGGATGACACCGAGGCCAACCCGGATAGGCCGCTTGACCTCACCGGCGATCGCTTTGGGCAGTCGCATCTGAAACATATAGGCCGAACCCGTTTTGATCAGGTAAAGACCGGGTGAGGAGCGAGGGCGACGTGTCTTGGGCTGATTTGCGGAAATAATTTCCGCGTTTTGGGATGATACCCCCGACGATACAGGCAACGATACAAATTGACTTTCTGACATTGGCAAAAGCCCTTGTTCTGGGCGGCCAGTCTCAAAAAAACCTTATCTATCAAAAACTTGGGAATGTCCGCTTTTGGTGCCCGGAGGGGCTGGCGGAGAGAGAGGGATTCGAACCCTCGAGACGGTCACCCGCCTACACACTTTCCAGGCGTGCGCCTTCGACCACTCGGCCACCTCTCCGCATATCCGGTATCGGACGAAAACCCGGCCATGCCGGCCGCTTTTGGGGCGGTCGCCGCAGCCCGGAAACAGTGCTGCGACGCACTGCAAATATCCGGTCCGGATCGGGCGGCACTATAGTCAAGACGCCTTGCTTGGCAACCGCTATTTGCGCGATTGGCAATACATTGTCGACGCGCCGCCCGCGAGCGGCGCAAACGCGGCCATTGCATGATTGTTTTTGCGCCTCTATGTCAGGGATGCGCTGGTTGAATCCAGCGCTTGAGATTGTTTGGGAGCGGAGGAAGAGATGCGGTTTGTCGCCCGGGTTTTGAGCTTGTTGCTCCTGGTGGTCGCGGTGATCGCCGGTTTGGTCGACGCGATCCAGTCGGTGGCCGCCAATCGCCCGGTGCTTACCCCGTTGCTGGAGGCCTGGACCGCAACCAGCCCGGATACGCTGGCGCTGTTGAGCGATCTGTTTGCCGACCGGCTTCCGGGCTGGGCCTGGGATCCGGCAGCGCTCTGGGTTCTGGGGCAGCCGGCATTCGCCGTGTTTCTGGCCCTGTCGCTGATTTTCTATCTCATCGGTTACCGCAGGCCCAAGGCCGCCGGGCGATTTGCGGTGTGAGGTTCTTGCCGTATCTGCGCGGGCGCCGGGCGTGATCTGCCACGGCCAGCTCACAGCTCCGGCGCACCAGTGGGGCAGGACCCGCCCCACTGTTTCATCAAGGGTGACGCCATGTTTTTAATCGACATGTTCAACCGCAAGACCGTTCTGCCCGAGCCAGCGCAGGCGCTTCCGGGCCGGCCCGAAGCTATTGAGACTGCGCCCACCCATGCTGTTGGCGGCGCTGCGCTCAAGGGCCCGTTTGCCGATGGCCTGCAGATCGCGCGGTTCGGCATGGGCAAGTTCTGGGGCGCCGAGCGGTTGTTCTGGAAGCTTCCCGGCGTATTCGTTACCGCGGCCGGCTATGCCGGCGGTTATACGCCAAACCCGACCTACCAGGAAGTCGTCACCGGCCTGACCGGCCACGCCCAGACCGTGCTGGTAGTCTTTGATCCGGATATCATCGGCTACCGGGACTTGCTCATGGTATTCTTCGAAAACCATGATCCCACCCAGGGCATGCGCCAGGGCAGCGATGTGGGAACCTTCTTTCGCTCGGTGATCCATACGGTTGACGCGGCCCAGGTGGCGGAGGCCGAAGTTGCACGCACGAATTACCAGGCAGCGCTTGTGGCGGCAGGGCATGGCGGCAAGATCACCACGGGGATCGAACCGGCGCCGGAATTCTACTATGCCGAAGCCCATCACCAGCAATATCTGGCCAAGAATCCCGGCGGCCAGAGTGGTCTCAAGCCGACCGGTGTGCGCTTTCCTACCGGTTGACGCCGTAAGCCGGCGATAGCCGCAAAAGTGACGTAAAGTCAGCCGCATTCTTGTCTTTAAGGCGGAAAATCGGCGTTGTATTTCTCCCAGAAGCCATGCAAGGTGAGGGCTTCCGGCCCAACGTGGCCGGCAATTCCGCAGGTCTGTCTCAGGTTGAGGCATGCGGGAGGACCCACAAAGATCAACAAGTAACCTACAGGGCTGCATATCATGAAACGCACGCTTTTGAGCCTCGTCGCACTGGCCGCCATGTCGGCTTCCGCCTTGGCCGCCGACATCAAGCCGGCCATCATCTACGACCTTGGCGGCAAGTTCGACAAATCCTTCAATGAGGCCGCCTATAATGGCGCCGAGAAATTCAAGGAAGAAACCGGTGTCGAATACCGGGATTTCGAGATTTCCAACGACGCCCAGCGTGAGCAGGCCTTGCGCCGCTTTGCGCGCGACGGCAACAACCCGATCGTCGTTCCCGGATTTTCTTGGTCGGCAACGCTGGAAAAGGTTGCCGCGGAATATCCTGACACCAGCTTCATCATCATCGATTCGGTGGTCGATCTGCCCAATGTCCGCTCGGTTCTCTACAAGGAGCACGAAGGCTCCTATCTGGTCGGTGTGATGGCCGCCAAGGCGTCCGAGACCGGCACGGTGAGTTTCGTCGGCGGCATGGATATCCCGTTGATCCGCAATTTTGCCTGCGGCTACAAGGGCGGCGTTATGGCCACCAATCCCGACGCCAAGGTGCTTGAAGCCATGACCGGTACGACCCCGGATGCCTGGAATGATCCGGTCAAGGGTGGCGAGATCGCCAAGTCGCAGATGGACCAGGGCTCTGACGTGATCTACGCGGCTGCCGGCGGCACCGGCATCGGTGTCATGCAGGCTGCTGCTGATGCGGGCAAGCTCGGCATCGGGGTTGATTCCAACCAGAACGGCCTGCAGCCCGGCAAGATCCTCACCTCGATGCTCAAGCGCGTCGATGTTGCCGTCTACAATGGCTTTGCTGACGTCAAGAACGACAAGTTCACCACCGGGATGGAATTCCTCGGCCTGGCCGAAGGTGGTGTCGATTACGCCATGGACGACAACAATGCGCCGCTGGTCGATGACGAGATGAAGGCAGCGGTTGAATCCGCCAAGGCCGACATCATCTCCGGCAAGATCGAAGTCCACAACTACAATGACGACAACGCCTGCCCTTATTGAGGCAAGGCCCCGGCGTCCGCGCCGGGTTGTGAAAATTGATCCGGCCGGGCCTTTGCCCGGCCGTTTTGTTGCGCGGTCGCACCCGCCCGGGCTATAGCCCGCCAGATGCATGTCGCGCCGTATTGGCGTATCCGATCGATAACGGACATGCGTTGATTGAATGCTGATACTGCGTCTCTCACGCGTCCAAATGGGATGCCCGGCGCGGTAAAAAACAACAGGGATCTTCACCAATGGCCGAAATCCGCACCCACAAGGGCGATCTCTCCGCTGATGCAATGGCGCGCTATACCGGCGACATCGCCATCGACACCGAAACGCTGGGGCTGGTGCCGCGCCGCGACCGACTATGCGTGGTGCAACTCTCGCCCGGCGACGGATCGGCTGACGTGGTCCAGATTTCCCGCGGCCAGACCAGCGCGCCCAATCTGCAAGCTCTTCTGGCCGATCCGACACGGCGCAAGCTGTTTCATTACGGCCGGTTTGACATCGCCGTGCTGTTCAACACCTTCGGGGTGACCGCCGAGCCGGTGTTCTGCACCAAGATAGCCTCTCGGCTGACACGCACCTATACCGACCGCCACGGCCTCAAGGACGCGACCAAGGAGTTGCTCGGCATCGATCTGTCCAAACAGCAGCAATCCTCTGACTGGGCCGCTGAGACGTTGACACAAGCACAACTCGATTATGCGGCGTCGGATGTGCTGCATCTGCATGCGCTGACCGAAAAACTCACCGAACGGCTGGTGCGTGATGGGCGCGAAGCCCATGCCAGGGCCTGTTTCGAATTTCTGCCGACCCGCGCCAAGCTCGATCTGTTGGGCTGGGACGAAACCGACATTTTTGCCCATAGCTGACGGGGAACGCTGAGGCATGCGAAAGCAGCGCCGCGCGAAAAATTCGCCGGGGTGTGAGCATGGCATTCCGGAGGGCCGCACGCGGGCTTTGCCTTACGGAAAGTAAGTGAAGGGTGGCGCAACCCGCGCGCGGCCCGAATTTAGCCGGATGATGTCCGCATCCGACAGACGGTTTCCTGCCCTTGCCAGATGGCCTGGACGAAGGCCGAGGGCAAGGACCCAAAAATCGCTGTCCGGCACGTCTTTCCGGTCAATCAACCAGAAATCCGCCACAGGCCCGGACCGGTGTCCCATCCCTGATCCCGCCCGAAGGCAAGACAGCGATGCGAGGCCGGCCCGGTGGCTGGCTTGGCCCGTTGATCCCGCAAGGGAGGCCGGGCTGCCAGCGGAGCCGCGATTGGTCGCCGCCTCCTCAAGAGTTTTCCGGCACGTTACCGCCAAACCCGAAAGGCATTCCTCCCGCCTGGCTCGAAGCGTTCGCGATCCATCCGGCAGCGGGAGTGGCATGAGTCTGGCATGGGAATGCGGGGGTGTGGATGAAATGGTGGGGTGTTTGTTCGTCACTGCCCTGCGGCATCGTCATACCGGACTTGATCCGGGATCCAGCAGGCGAGCGTCGGCGAGCCGGGAAACCATTGCCATATCTTGGTTTTTTGACAAAAGGCTTCTCGCGCCCGCAGAAGCGGGCGCTGCTGGATCCCGGATCAAGTCCGGGATGACGGTGGGGAGAGGGTGGCATTTTTATGCTTCGTCTTCCTCGGCCCCCGAGCCGGGGATCCATACCGTGTTCCATCAGCGCATGGCGGTAATCGGAGAGATTGCGGAATGGATCCTATGGTCGGAGCCATAGGATGACGCCGGTGGGGGTGGGTGAGCCGGAAAATCGCCGCATCCAGTATCCGTTCAACCTGCCTATTTGCCTTCGACAGAGCCCCACCCGGATCGGCCGCGCTAGCGCTTGCCTCTCCGGCCTCGCCTTAAGGCGGAGGAGCGCGCCCATCAAAAAACCCGCCGGATCGCTCCGGCGGGTTTTATTTGTCAGAAGTCAGATCCGGGAAGGATCAGTCTTCGCTGTTCTGCTTCTTCAGGGCTGCGCCCAGAATGTCGCCGAGCGAGGCGCCCGAGTCGGACGAACCGAACTGTGCGACAGCCTGCTTCTCTTCGGCGATTTCAAGCGCCTTGATCGACAGCGTGACCTTGCGGTCCTTGCGCGAGAAGTTGGTGACGCGAGCGTCGAGCGTCTGGCCAACCGAGAAACGCTCAGGGCGCTGCTCGTCGCGGTCACGTGACAGATCCGAGCGGCGGATGAACGAGGACAGGTCTTCGTGATCAACCAGGATCACTTCAAGACCGCCATCGGTAACCGCGGTCACCTTGGCAGAGACAACAGCGTTCTTGCGCAGGTCGCCCGAAGCGGCGGCGTCGCCGATCGAGTCCTTGCCAAGCTGCTTGATGCCCAGCGAGATGCGTTCCTTGTCGACATCGACGTCAAGCACGACGGCCTTGACCATGTCGCCCTTGTTGAACTCCTCGATGACCTGTTCGCCCGGACGGTTCCAGTCGAGGTCGGAGAGGTGAACCATGCCGTCGACATCGCCTTCGAGGCCGATGAACAGGCCAAATTCGGT
This DNA window, taken from Hoeflea algicola, encodes the following:
- a CDS encoding ribonuclease D; the encoded protein is MAEIRTHKGDLSADAMARYTGDIAIDTETLGLVPRRDRLCVVQLSPGDGSADVVQISRGQTSAPNLQALLADPTRRKLFHYGRFDIAVLFNTFGVTAEPVFCTKIASRLTRTYTDRHGLKDATKELLGIDLSKQQQSSDWAAETLTQAQLDYAASDVLHLHALTEKLTERLVRDGREAHARACFEFLPTRAKLDLLGWDETDIFAHS
- a CDS encoding BMP family lipoprotein, encoding MKRTLLSLVALAAMSASALAADIKPAIIYDLGGKFDKSFNEAAYNGAEKFKEETGVEYRDFEISNDAQREQALRRFARDGNNPIVVPGFSWSATLEKVAAEYPDTSFIIIDSVVDLPNVRSVLYKEHEGSYLVGVMAAKASETGTVSFVGGMDIPLIRNFACGYKGGVMATNPDAKVLEAMTGTTPDAWNDPVKGGEIAKSQMDQGSDVIYAAAGGTGIGVMQAAADAGKLGIGVDSNQNGLQPGKILTSMLKRVDVAVYNGFADVKNDKFTTGMEFLGLAEGGVDYAMDDNNAPLVDDEMKAAVESAKADIISGKIEVHNYNDDNACPY
- the msrA gene encoding peptide-methionine (S)-S-oxide reductase MsrA, coding for MFLIDMFNRKTVLPEPAQALPGRPEAIETAPTHAVGGAALKGPFADGLQIARFGMGKFWGAERLFWKLPGVFVTAAGYAGGYTPNPTYQEVVTGLTGHAQTVLVVFDPDIIGYRDLLMVFFENHDPTQGMRQGSDVGTFFRSVIHTVDAAQVAEAEVARTNYQAALVAAGHGGKITTGIEPAPEFYYAEAHHQQYLAKNPGGQSGLKPTGVRFPTG